The following are encoded together in the Streptomyces sp. NBC_00341 genome:
- a CDS encoding sodium:proton antiporter, producing the protein MTTTGAVYACLGIGVLLAAVLPRLLFRLPVSVPMVFLAAGTATYLLPLPLPTVDPVTDRIWVEHLTELCVITSLMGAGLAINRPFGWRQWSTTWRLLGLAMPLTIGATALAAWWLLDWPLSVALLVAAVLAPTDPVLASEVRVGEPTDAEYDEDEVRFALTSEAGLNDGLAFPFVLAAVALAAAGDGWSTNWISHWVLSDVLLRIGVGLAVGVGAGLLLGRMVFRSDTRSFRLSENGGGFVALGATFASYGITESLHGYGFLAVFVTACTVRRFEHGHGYHKVLHEFTDQIERLLMAVLLFGVGAFVATGALRHLTWRGAVVGLLLHLLIRPVSGWFAQSGGRGGRKERLVTAFFGIRGIGSLFYLAYACGKGDFGAYQNEMWSVVVFTILVSVLLHGASAPPVIAHLDRLGDDAPQSRTG; encoded by the coding sequence ATAACCACCACCGGTGCGGTCTACGCGTGTCTCGGCATCGGCGTCCTGCTCGCCGCGGTGCTGCCCCGACTGCTTTTCCGCCTGCCGGTCTCCGTTCCGATGGTGTTCCTCGCAGCGGGTACGGCCACGTACTTGCTTCCTCTGCCTCTTCCCACGGTGGACCCCGTCACGGACCGGATCTGGGTGGAGCATCTCACCGAGCTGTGCGTCATCACTTCGCTGATGGGCGCGGGGCTGGCCATCAACCGTCCCTTCGGGTGGCGGCAGTGGTCCACTACATGGCGGCTGCTCGGACTGGCCATGCCCCTGACGATCGGTGCCACCGCGCTCGCGGCCTGGTGGCTGCTCGACTGGCCGCTGTCCGTCGCCCTTCTGGTGGCGGCCGTGCTGGCGCCGACGGACCCGGTACTCGCCTCCGAGGTGAGGGTCGGCGAACCGACGGACGCCGAGTACGACGAGGACGAGGTGCGCTTCGCGCTGACGAGCGAGGCCGGCCTCAACGACGGGCTCGCCTTCCCCTTCGTTCTGGCCGCCGTCGCGCTGGCGGCGGCCGGCGACGGCTGGTCCACCAACTGGATCTCGCACTGGGTCCTGAGCGACGTTCTCCTCAGGATCGGCGTGGGCCTGGCAGTCGGCGTGGGTGCCGGCCTGCTGCTCGGGCGGATGGTCTTCCGCTCCGACACGCGGTCCTTCCGGCTCTCCGAGAACGGCGGAGGCTTTGTGGCGCTGGGAGCGACGTTCGCCTCCTACGGCATCACCGAGTCCCTGCACGGTTACGGCTTTCTCGCCGTGTTCGTGACTGCCTGCACCGTGCGCAGGTTCGAGCACGGCCACGGCTATCACAAGGTCCTGCACGAGTTCACCGACCAGATCGAAAGGCTGCTGATGGCCGTCCTGCTCTTCGGAGTGGGCGCCTTCGTGGCCACGGGTGCCCTGCGCCACCTCACCTGGCGGGGCGCCGTCGTGGGTCTGCTCCTCCATCTGCTGATACGACCGGTGTCGGGGTGGTTCGCACAGTCCGGCGGGCGGGGCGGCCGGAAGGAGCGCCTGGTCACCGCGTTCTTCGGGATCCGCGGAATCGGATCCCTCTTCTATCTCGCCTACGCCTGCGGCAAGGGCGACTTCGGCGCGTACCAGAACGAGATGTGGTCAGTGGTGGTCTTCACCATCCTGGTGTCGGTCCTCCTCCACGGCGCCTCCGCGCCTCCGGTGATCGCCCACCTCGACAGGCTGGGCGACGACGCACCGCAGAGCCGCACCGGGTGA
- a CDS encoding PRC-barrel domain-containing protein: MSDNIWGYQPTAGHTAGTDLIGYKVEATDGSIGKVDKHSDDVNSSYIVVDTGVWIFGKHVMLPAGTVRTVDQAERKIFVELTKDQIKDSPEFDKDKHVGDAGYHEQVGGYYDSYRRR, translated from the coding sequence ATGAGTGACAACATCTGGGGCTATCAGCCGACCGCGGGCCACACGGCGGGCACTGACCTCATCGGTTACAAGGTCGAGGCCACCGACGGAAGCATCGGCAAGGTCGACAAGCACTCGGACGACGTCAACTCCTCGTACATCGTGGTCGATACAGGTGTCTGGATCTTCGGCAAGCACGTCATGCTGCCCGCCGGTACGGTACGCACCGTCGACCAGGCCGAGCGCAAGATATTCGTCGAACTGACGAAGGACCAGATCAAGGACTCCCCCGAGTTCGACAAGGACAAGCACGTCGGTGACGCCGGATATCACGAGCAGGTCGGCGGCTACTACGACAGCTACCGCCGCCGCTGA
- a CDS encoding CocE/NonD family hydrolase produces the protein MRYVDQLPQAVEREDHVTIRMSDGVRLSARIWRPVTSGREPVPAILEAIPYRKNDLTSTRDAIHHPYIAGHGYACVRVDLRGTGESEGVLLDEYLEREQCDIEEVLAWLAERPWCDGTTGMMGISWGAFAALQVAARQPPSLGAIVIASFTDDRYADDMHYLGGAMLSDNLAEAGTMFAYATCPPDPAVVGERWRDMWHERLASAHPWVLEWLRHQHRDDYWRHASLNENYEALRCPVLASSGWADGYSNAVTRLLSRVQVPRKGLIGPWSHKMPHLGEPGPAIGYLQEVVRWWDHWLKGVDNGVMDGPMIRAWMQESVPPSTSYEERPGRWVGEPSWPSPHIQEVPHPLRDRAIVRAGAEPASSEEDESAGRVHTVQSPLSVGQFAGKWASYNAPPDLPYDQREEDGGSLVFDTEPLTERVEILGAPAVELLVSSPKETAQITVRLSDVAADGRATRVTYGVLNLAHRAGDSPEPLEPGRAYRVRIPLNGVAQVFPAGHRIRLSLSTSYWPLVWPAPEPALLSVHENGSSLTLPIRPTDTPDDGTLQPFGEPEGCTPAEVTQLTEPEQAWTVSRNLVDYHSSLDIIKDRGLQRYEENGIEVGLRAVEKYTSVADDFDSVSGESAWTMRFRRPAWDIRVETRTILTSDENAFHVDATLDGYEDGRRVFSRTWNESVPRTNV, from the coding sequence ATGCGATACGTCGACCAGCTTCCCCAAGCGGTCGAGCGGGAGGACCACGTCACCATCAGGATGTCGGACGGGGTCCGGCTGTCAGCGAGGATCTGGCGTCCGGTCACCTCCGGCCGGGAGCCGGTACCGGCGATCCTGGAGGCCATTCCGTACCGGAAGAACGATCTGACCTCCACTCGCGACGCGATCCACCACCCCTACATCGCCGGGCACGGCTATGCCTGCGTACGCGTCGACCTGCGGGGCACGGGCGAATCGGAGGGCGTCCTGCTGGACGAGTACCTGGAACGGGAGCAGTGCGACATCGAGGAGGTGCTCGCCTGGCTCGCCGAGCGGCCCTGGTGCGACGGAACCACGGGAATGATGGGCATCTCCTGGGGCGCGTTCGCCGCACTCCAGGTCGCCGCCCGGCAGCCGCCGAGTCTGGGCGCCATCGTCATCGCGTCCTTCACGGACGACAGGTACGCGGACGACATGCACTATCTCGGCGGTGCGATGCTGTCCGACAACCTGGCCGAGGCCGGGACCATGTTCGCCTACGCCACCTGCCCTCCCGATCCCGCCGTGGTCGGTGAGCGCTGGCGGGACATGTGGCACGAACGGCTGGCATCCGCGCACCCCTGGGTCCTGGAATGGCTGCGCCACCAGCACCGCGACGACTACTGGCGCCATGCCTCGCTCAATGAGAACTATGAGGCCCTGCGTTGCCCCGTGCTGGCCTCCAGCGGCTGGGCGGACGGGTACTCCAATGCCGTCACCCGGCTGCTGAGCCGTGTCCAGGTGCCCCGCAAGGGCCTGATCGGGCCCTGGTCGCACAAGATGCCGCACCTCGGCGAGCCGGGACCGGCCATCGGCTATCTGCAGGAGGTGGTCCGGTGGTGGGACCACTGGCTCAAGGGCGTCGACAACGGTGTGATGGACGGCCCCATGATCCGCGCCTGGATGCAGGAGAGTGTGCCGCCGTCCACCTCCTACGAGGAGCGGCCGGGCCGCTGGGTGGGGGAGCCGAGCTGGCCCTCGCCGCACATCCAGGAGGTGCCGCACCCCCTGCGCGACCGCGCCATCGTGCGCGCCGGCGCGGAACCCGCGTCATCGGAGGAAGACGAATCCGCGGGCCGGGTCCACACGGTGCAGTCGCCGCTCTCGGTCGGGCAGTTCGCGGGGAAGTGGGCCTCGTACAACGCCCCACCGGATCTGCCGTACGACCAACGAGAGGAGGACGGCGGCTCTCTCGTCTTCGACACCGAGCCGCTGACCGAACGCGTGGAGATCCTCGGCGCGCCCGCCGTGGAACTCCTGGTGTCCTCGCCCAAGGAGACGGCACAGATCACTGTCCGGCTCTCCGACGTGGCGGCCGACGGCCGGGCGACCAGGGTGACCTACGGTGTGCTCAACCTCGCGCACCGGGCGGGCGACAGCCCGGAACCGCTGGAACCGGGCCGGGCGTACCGGGTGCGCATTCCCCTCAACGGGGTCGCTCAGGTCTTCCCGGCCGGGCATCGCATCCGGCTCTCGCTCTCCACCTCGTACTGGCCGCTGGTCTGGCCGGCGCCCGAACCCGCTCTCCTGAGCGTCCACGAGAACGGCAGTTCCCTCACGCTGCCGATCCGGCCCACCGACACCCCGGACGATGGGACCTTGCAGCCCTTCGGTGAGCCCGAGGGCTGCACACCGGCGGAGGTGACCCAGCTGACCGAGCCCGAACAGGCCTGGACCGTGTCGAGGAATCTGGTCGACTACCACTCCTCGCTCGACATCATCAAGGACCGCGGACTTCAGCGGTACGAGGAGAACGGGATCGAGGTCGGGCTGCGAGCCGTCGAGAAGTACACGTCCGTCGCGGACGACTTCGATTCGGTGAGCGGCGAGTCCGCCTGGACGATGCGGTTCAGGCGTCCCGCATGGGACATCCGGGTGGAGACGCGCACCATCCTGACATCGGACGAGAACGCATTCCACGTCGATGCCACGCTGGACGGCTACGAGGACGGCCGCAGGGTCTTCTCCCGCACCTGGAACGAGAGCGTTCCGAGGACGAACGTCTGA